The Lactuca sativa cultivar Salinas chromosome 2, Lsat_Salinas_v11, whole genome shotgun sequence genome includes a window with the following:
- the LOC111901294 gene encoding arginyl-tRNA--protein transferase 2, which translates to MADKRKIKTEASSSSSNINNGRGESVVVDVGRRRSSCGYCKSDSNTSITHGLWAHSLTVHDYQALLDRGWRRSGCFLYKPEMEKTCCPSYTIRLKASDFVPSKEQVRVSKRMQRFLEGSLTVKKPDEQNEPSSDAIRLSDSDDHGKADNSIENYLSNEIDSIVVTCTQRGEFPNDINAPKASVKPVAPSKRKLQAEEAHDLLYSSNISFQISAALKRGNKTIQKDNQSIDPNPKLIAEMLSGHLSNLTPPLHLSVKACNGHINFYSTEIQPPHTESITGKPSSVCKDSSSTSGTKGISVNKQSLEIRLKRSGFDPEEYALYRRYQIKVHNDTPDHVTESSYKRFLVDSPLIFVPTNGDVSVPPCGFGSFHQQYLINGKLIAVGVIDILPKCLSSKYLFWDPDLASLSLGKYSALQEINWVRENEKHCSSLQYYYLGYYIHSCSKMRYKAAYRPSELLCPLRYQWVSFDIAKRLLDRKAYVVLSDYANLLDEGDMSANNNNNNKKNVVEDQTQRGEEEEEDERFGEGSNDVRMDGDEEMSEVAFDESDESDDDDGTGSLTPVEMQKDVSNIVIGLKGMHLKYKDIRQAFGANERNYLENQLHKYATVVGTDLSERMIYSLG; encoded by the exons ATGGCGGATAAGAGGAAGATCAAGACCGAAGCTAGCAGTAGCAGCAGTAACATCAATAATGGTAGAGGCGAAAGCGTCGTCGTCGATGTTGGTCGCCGGAGAAGCTCTTGCGGTTATTGCAAATCCGACTCCAACACCAGTATTACTCACG GTTTATGGGCACACAGTTTGACTGTTCATGACTACCAAG CTCTTCTTGACAGAGGTTGGAGGAGATCTGGCTGTTTCCTCTACAAGCCTGAGATGGAAAAGACATGTTGCCCCTCATACACAATTCGTTTGAAAGCAAGTGATTTTGTTCCTTCCAAAGAGCAAGTCCGTGTATCCAAACGAATGCAAAG GTTTCTAGAAGGTTCATTGACCGTTAAGAAACCAGACGAACAAAACGAGCCATCAAGTGATGCAATCCGCCTTTCAGATAGTGATGATCATGGTAAAGCAGATAACAGCATCGAGAACTATTTATCCAATGAGATCGATTCCATAGTAGTCACATGCACCCAACGCGGGGAGTTCCCAAATGACATAAATGCCCCTAAAGCTTCTGTAAAACCCGTTGCACCATCGAAGCGCAAGTTACAAGCCGAAGAAGCACACGACCTTTTGTACTCCAGCAACATTTCTTTTCAGATATCCGCTGCTTTAAAACGAGGCAACAAGACTATCCAAAAAGACAACCAAAGCATCGACCCGAACCCGAAACTGATCGCGGAAATGCTATCAGGGCATTTAAGTAATTTAACACCACCTCTCCATTTGTCTGTGAAAGCTTGCAACGGACATATAAACTTCTATTCCACCGAGATACAACCACCACACACGGAATCAATAACCGGAAAGCCTTCTTCGGTTTGTAAAGACTCTTCTTCCACCAGTGGCACCAAGGGTATTTCTGTAAATAAACAGAGTCTTGAGATCCGTTTAAAAAGATCCGGGTTTGACCCGGAAGAGTACGCGCTATACAGGAGATACCAAATTAAAGTGCATAACGACACACCGGATCACGTGACTGAAAGCTCTTACAAACGGTTTTTGGTGGACAGTCCTTTGATTTTTGTCCCCACAAATGGTGATGTCAGTGTTCCACCTTGTGGATTCGGTTCTTTTCATCAACAGTATTTGATTAATGGGAAGCTGATTGCAGTTGGTGTGATTGATATTCTTCCTAAATGTTTATCCAGTAAATATTTGTTTTGGGATCCGGATCTTGCCTCTTTGTCACTGGGTAAATACTCGGCATTACAAGAAATAAATTGGGTGAGAGAGAATGAAAAACATTGTTCTAGCTTGCAGTATTATTATCTTGGCTATTATATTCACTCTTGTAGCAAGATGAGATACAAAGCAGCTTATCGCCCATCTGAGCTTCTCTGTCCTCTTCGTTATCA GTGGGTTTCTTTTGATATTGCAAAGAGGTTGCTTGATAGAAAGGCGTATGTTGTGTTGTCTGATTATGCTAACTTGCTAGATGAGGGAGATATGTcagctaataataataataataataagaagaatGTGGTGGAAGATCAAACTCAAAGaggtgaagaggaagaagaagatgagcgATTTGGAGAAGGATCAAATGATGTTCGTATGGATGGGGATGAAGAAATGTCTGAAGTTGCTTTTGATGAGTCTGATGAGTCTGATGACGATGATGGAACAGGTAGTCTGACGCCTGTAGAAATGCAAAAAGATGTGAGTAATATTGTTATTGGTTTGAAGGGAATGCATCTGAAATACAAG GACATACGACAAGCTTTTGGAGCGAATGAAAGAAATTATCTGGAAAATCAGTTGCATAAATACGCGACGGTTGTGGGTACGGATCTGtctgagagaatgatttattcGCTTGGTTGA
- the LOC111901293 gene encoding protein yippee-like, giving the protein MGRLFQVTLEGKFYTCKHCKTHLALSDDIVSKAFHCKHGKAYLFNKVVNVTVGVKEDRLMMTGLHTVADIFCVKCGSIVGWTYETAHEKNQKYKEGKSVLERCKLSGPDGSSYWVSHEVHAHFGGSDQEDV; this is encoded by the exons ATGGGGCGATTGTTTCAAGTTACGTTAGAGGGCAAATTTTACACCTGTAAACACTGCAAGACCCATCTCGCTCTTTCCGATGATATCGTTTCAAAG GCCTTTCATTGCAAGCATGGAAAGGCATATCTCTTCAATAAGGT AGTAAACGTGACTGTTGGTGTGAAGGAAGATAGACTGATGATGACAGGGCTTCACACAGTTGCAGACATTTTTTGTGTCAAATGTGGATCCATTGTTGGATGGACATAC GAAACTGCTCATGAGAAGAACCAAAAGTACAAGGAAGGGAAGTCTGTCCTGGAACG GTGTAAGCTATCGGGTCCTGATGGAAGCAGTTATTGGGTTAGTCATGAAGTTCATGCTCATTTTGGTGGAAGTGATCAAGAAGATGTTTGA